In Eubalaena glacialis isolate mEubGla1 chromosome 4, mEubGla1.1.hap2.+ XY, whole genome shotgun sequence, one DNA window encodes the following:
- the LOC133090575 gene encoding protocadherin alpha-10-like translates to MLTSGPGRQGAWRLLLSLLLLAAWETGSGQVHYSVSEEAKHGTFVGRIAQDLGLELVELVPRLFRVASKDRGDLLEVNLQNGILFVNSRIDREELCGRSAECSIHLEVIVDRPLQLFHVEVEIKDINDNPPVFPATHKNLFISETRPLDSHFSLEGASDADIGANALLTYRLSPNEYFSLEVPTNDEQVTPLELVLKKPLDREVTSELLLVLKATDGGKPELTGTVELNITVLDVNDNAPVFDKAVYRIKLLENARNGTLVIRLNASDLDEGSNGHILYSFATDVSSNTEASFRIDSNSGEIKVNGKIDFEEIKLWKLQIEAVDKGNPPMFGHCTILIEVLDINDNAPELLVTSLLLSIPEDAPPGTVIALISVTDHDAGGNAQVTCSLTPQVPFKLVSTFKNYYSLVLDSALDREKVSEYALVLIARDGGSPSLSATATVSVEVSDMNDNAPAFAQPEYTVLVKENNPPGCHIFTVSARDADAQENALVSYSLVERRVGERALSSYVSVHAESGKVYALQPLDHEELELLQFQVSARDAGVPPLGSNVTLQVFVLDENDNAPALLLPGPGGGAGALSQLVARSVGAGHVVAKVRAVDADSGYNAWLSYELQPAAGGARSPFRVGLYTGEISTTRALDEADAPRQRLLVLVKDHGEPALTATATVLLSLEDSGQAPKASSRASTGAAGAEAALVDVNVYLIIAICAVSSLLVLTLLLYTALRCSAPPSEGACGPGKPTLVCSSAVGSWSYSQQRRQRVCSGEGPPKADLMAFSPSVPPGSSSGDTGDQQEFCENDSDFFSLVV, encoded by the coding sequence ATGTTAACTTCAGGACCAGGGAGGCAGGGAGCCTGGCGCCTGCTGCTCTCGCTTCTGCTCCTCGCAGCATGGGAGACGGGGAGCGGCCAGGTCCATTATTCGGTCTCTGAGGAAGCCAAACACGGCACCTTCGTGGGCCGCATCGCCCAGGACCTGGGGCTGGAGCTGGTGGAGCTGGTGCCGCGCCTGTTCCGGGTGGCATCCAAAGACCGCGGGGACCTTCTGGAGGTAAATCTGCAGAATGGCATTTTGTTTGTGAATTCTCGGATCGACCGGGAGGAGCTGTGCGGGCGGAGCGCGGAGTGCAGCATCCACCTGGAGGTGATCGTGGACCGGCCGCTGCAGCTGTTTCATGTGGAGGTGGAAATAAAGGATATTAACGACAATCCACCTGTGTTCCCAGCGACACACAAAAATCTCTTTATTTCCGAAACTAGGCCTCTTGACTCTCATTTTTCACTAGAGGGCGCCTCCGATGCAGATATCGGGGCCAACGCTCTGCTGACTTACAGACTGAGCCCCAATGAGTATTTCTCTCTGGAAGTACCGACCAACGACGAGCAGGTAACGCCGCTCGAACTAGTACTAAAAAAACCTTTAGACAGGGAAGTCACTTCAGAGCTTCTCTTGGTGCTCAAAGCAACGGATGGGGGCAAACCTGAGCTGACAGGCACTGTAGAGTTAAACATCACAGTGCTGGATGTAAATGACAACGCCCCAGTGTTTGACAAAGCAGTTTATCGTATAAAATTACTGGAAAATGCAAGAAACGGTACACTGGTTATTAGACTTAACGCCTCGGATTTGGACGAGGGTTCAAACGGCCACATTCTTTATTCCTTTGCAACTGATGTCTCCTCTAATACAGAAGCCTCTTTTCGCATAGATTCAAACAGTGGAGAAATAAAAGTGAATGGAAAAATAGattttgaagaaattaaattatGGAAACTTCAAATAGAAGCAGTTGACAAAGGAAACCCCCCAATGTTTGGTCACTGCACAATCTTGATAGAAGTCTTGGACATCAACGATAATGCTCCGGAGTTGCTAGTGACGTCACTGTTGCTTTCTATTCCAGAGGATGCTCCACCGGGGACTGTCATTGCTCTAATCAGTGTAACCGACCATGACGCCGGTGGCAATGCGCAGGTGACCTGCTCACTAACACCCCAAGTCCCCTTCAAACTGGTGTCCACCTTCAAGAATTACTATTCGCTGGTGCTGGACAGCGCCCTGGACCGAGAGAAAGTGTCGGAATATGCTCTAGTACTGATCGCGAGGGACGGGGGCTCGCCTTCGCTGTCGGCCACAGCCACCGTGTCCGTGGAGGTGTCCGACATGAATGACAACGCGCCCGCGTTCGCGCAGCCCGAGTACACGGTGTTGGTGAAGGAGAACAACCCGCCCGGCTGCCACATCTTCACGGTGTCGGCTCGGGACGCGGACGCGCAGGAGAACGCGCTGGTGTCCTACTCGCTGGTGGAGCGGCGGGTGGGCGAGCGAGCGCTGTCGAGCTACGTGTCGGTGCACGCGGAGAGCGGCAAGGTGTACGCGCTGCAGCCGCTGGACCACGAGGAGCTGGAGCTGCTGCAGTTCCAGGTGAGCGCGCGCGACGCGGGCGTGCCGCCTCTGGGCAGCAACGTGACGCTGCAGGTGTTCGTGCTGGATGAGAACGACAACGCGCCTGCGCTGCTGCTGCCCGGGccgggcggcggggcgggcgcTCTGAGCCAGCTGGTGGCTCGGTCGGTGGGCGCGGGCCACGTGGTGGCGAAGGTGCGCGCGGTGGACGCGGACTCGGGCTACAACGCGTGGCTGTCGTACGAGCTGCAGCCGGCGGCGGGTGGCGCGCGCAGCCCGTTCCGCGTGGGGCTGTACACGGGCGAGATCAGCACGACGCGCGCCCTGGACGAGGCGGACGCGCCGCGCCAGCGCCTGCTGGTGCTGGTGAAGGACCACGGCGAGCCGGCGCTGACGGCCACGGCCACCGTGCTGCTGTCGCTGGAGGACAGCGGCCAGGCGCCCAAGGCCTCTTCGCGGGCGTCGACGGGCGCCGCTGGCGCGGAGGCCGCTCTGGTGGATGTGAACGTGTACCTGATCATCGCCATCTGCGCGGTGTCCAGCCTGTTGGTGCTCACGCTGCTGCTGTACACGGCGCTGCGGTGCTCGGCGCCGCCCAGCGAGGGCGCGTGCGGGCCCGGGAAGCCCACGCTGGTGTGCTCCAGCGCGGTGGGGAGCTGGTCTTACTCGCAGCAGAGGCGGCAGCGGGTGTGCTCTGGGGAGGGGCCGCCCAAGGCAGACCTCATGGCCTTCAGCCCTAGTGTCCCTCCAGGTTCGAGTTCTGGAGATACTGGAGACCAACAGGAGTTTTGCGAGAAT